One genomic region from Paracoccus pantotrophus encodes:
- a CDS encoding DUF2842 domain-containing protein, which produces MDLKTRKRWSLVILLIGLPLYIVVAVSLVNWMDRIWGRPPILVELAVYVALGILWALPFRKIFTGIGKGE; this is translated from the coding sequence ATGGACCTCAAGACGCGCAAACGCTGGTCGCTGGTGATCCTGCTGATCGGGCTGCCGCTCTATATCGTGGTGGCGGTGAGCCTGGTGAACTGGATGGACCGCATCTGGGGCCGCCCGCCGATCCTGGTCGAGCTTGCGGTCTATGTCGCCCTGGGCATCCTCTGGGCGCTGCCCTTCCGCAAGATCTTCACCGGCATCGGCAAGGGCGAATGA
- a CDS encoding adenylosuccinate synthase — protein MANVVVVGAQWGDEGKGKIVDWLSERADVIARFQGGHNAGHTLVIGNQVFKLSLLPSGIVRKGKMAVIGNGVVLDPWSLFAEIDKLAAQGVEISPENLMIAENTPLILPLHQDLDKLREEAAGASKIGTTGRGIGPAYEDKVGRRSIRVADLGDEETLDSRLDRLLAHHDALRQGLGAAPIDRAELRARLLEIAPKLLQYAQPVWKVMNDARKSGKRILFEGAQGSLLDIDFGTYPYVTSSTTMSGMAASGTGLGPSAIGFVLGIVKAYTTRVGEGPFPTELDDADGQRLGERGHEFGTVTGRKRRCGWFDAVLVRQTCAISGVDGIALTKLDVLDGFQTLKICVGYEVDGQHYDHLPTAAALQARAKPVYEEMEGWQDSTQGARSWADLPANAIKYVRRIEELIQCPVALLSTSPERDDTILVTDPFAD, from the coding sequence ATGGCCAATGTGGTGGTCGTCGGCGCGCAATGGGGCGACGAAGGCAAGGGCAAGATCGTCGACTGGCTGTCGGAACGCGCCGATGTGATCGCGCGCTTCCAGGGCGGCCACAATGCCGGCCACACGCTGGTCATCGGCAACCAGGTCTTCAAGCTGTCGCTCTTGCCCTCGGGCATCGTGCGCAAGGGCAAGATGGCGGTCATCGGCAATGGCGTGGTGCTGGACCCTTGGTCGCTGTTCGCCGAGATCGACAAACTGGCCGCGCAGGGGGTCGAGATCAGCCCGGAAAACCTGATGATCGCGGAAAATACCCCGCTGATCCTGCCGCTGCACCAGGATCTCGACAAGCTGCGCGAGGAAGCCGCGGGCGCCAGCAAGATCGGCACCACCGGCCGCGGCATCGGCCCGGCCTATGAGGACAAGGTCGGCCGCCGCAGCATCCGCGTCGCCGACCTGGGCGACGAGGAGACGCTGGATTCGCGCCTCGACCGCCTGCTCGCCCATCACGACGCCCTGCGCCAGGGCCTCGGCGCCGCGCCCATCGACCGGGCGGAACTGCGCGCCAGGCTGCTGGAGATCGCCCCGAAGCTGCTGCAATACGCCCAGCCGGTCTGGAAGGTGATGAACGACGCCCGCAAATCCGGCAAGCGCATCCTGTTCGAGGGCGCGCAGGGCAGCCTGCTCGACATCGACTTCGGCACCTATCCCTACGTGACCAGCTCGACCACCATGTCGGGCATGGCGGCCAGCGGCACCGGGCTCGGCCCCTCGGCCATCGGCTTCGTGCTGGGCATCGTCAAGGCCTATACCACCCGCGTCGGCGAAGGCCCGTTCCCGACCGAGCTCGACGATGCCGACGGCCAGCGCCTGGGCGAGCGCGGCCATGAATTCGGCACCGTCACCGGCCGCAAGCGCCGCTGCGGCTGGTTCGACGCGGTGCTGGTGCGCCAGACCTGCGCCATCTCGGGCGTAGACGGCATCGCGCTGACCAAGCTCGACGTGCTGGACGGCTTCCAGACGCTCAAGATCTGCGTGGGCTACGAGGTGGACGGCCAGCATTACGACCACCTGCCCACCGCCGCGGCGCTGCAGGCCCGCGCGAAACCCGTCTACGAGGAGATGGAGGGCTGGCAGGATTCGACGCAAGGCGCGCGCAGCTGGGCCGACCTGCCGGCCAATGCGATCAAATACGTCCGCCGCATCGAGGAATTGATCCAGTGCCCCGTCGCGCTGCTCTCGACCTCGCCCGAGCGTGACGATACCATCCTCGTGACCGATCCCTTCGCGGACTGA
- a CDS encoding P1 family peptidase, which yields MRPGPRNLITDVSGLRVGNARDDALRSGSTVLLGEAAFACGVNVMGGAPGTRETELLAPDKLVGGVDALVLSGGSAFGLAACDGVSDGLRAMGRGFQVGPVRVPIVPGAIVFDLLNGGDKDWPANPYPALGRRALEAASADFALGSEGAGTGAMTHRWKGGLGSASAVLEGGITVGALVVVNALGSVTAGETRQFWAAPWELGNEFGGLGLSGPYPAADEPSPAKRLGEATTIAIVATDAALDKAGLTRLATAAQDGMARAIVPSHTPFDGDLVFAVSTGARPLPDPALTPFLLGHAAACTLARAIARGVHAASPRPGDLQPCWHEG from the coding sequence ATGCGACCCGGACCGCGAAACCTGATCACCGATGTTTCCGGCCTGCGGGTCGGCAATGCCCGCGACGACGCGCTGCGCTCGGGCAGCACGGTGCTGCTGGGCGAGGCAGCCTTCGCCTGCGGCGTCAATGTCATGGGCGGCGCCCCCGGCACGCGCGAGACCGAGCTGCTGGCCCCAGACAAGCTGGTCGGCGGGGTGGATGCGCTGGTGCTGTCGGGCGGCTCGGCCTTTGGCCTGGCTGCCTGCGACGGCGTCTCGGACGGGTTGCGCGCCATGGGCCGGGGCTTTCAGGTCGGCCCGGTGCGCGTGCCCATCGTGCCCGGCGCCATCGTCTTCGACCTGCTGAACGGCGGCGACAAGGATTGGCCCGCGAACCCCTATCCCGCGCTTGGGCGCAGGGCGCTGGAGGCTGCGTCGGCGGATTTCGCGCTAGGCAGCGAGGGCGCCGGCACCGGCGCGATGACCCATCGCTGGAAGGGCGGGCTGGGTTCGGCCTCGGCGGTGCTGGAGGGCGGCATCACCGTCGGCGCGCTGGTGGTGGTGAACGCGCTGGGATCGGTGACGGCGGGCGAGACCCGACAGTTCTGGGCCGCGCCATGGGAGTTGGGGAACGAGTTCGGCGGGCTGGGCCTGTCCGGCCCCTACCCCGCCGCGGATGAACCCAGCCCGGCGAAACGGCTGGGCGAGGCCACGACCATCGCCATCGTCGCGACCGACGCGGCGCTCGACAAGGCCGGGCTGACGCGGCTGGCGACGGCGGCGCAGGACGGCATGGCCCGCGCCATCGTACCCAGCCACACGCCCTTCGACGGCGACCTGGTCTTTGCCGTCTCGACCGGGGCCAGGCCCCTGCCCGATCCGGCACTGACGCCGTTTCTGCTGGGCCATGCCGCCGCCTGCACGCTGGCCCGCGCCATCGCGCGCGGCGTCCACGCGGCAAGCCCGCGGCCGGGCGACCTGCAACCCTGCTGGCACGAAGGCTAG
- the msrA gene encoding peptide-methionine (S)-S-oxide reductase MsrA, with the protein MNAPIHRIFGRPLDAEMPKGYDQAIFGMGCYWGVERLFWQQEGVWLTEVGFAGGTAENPSYKQVCAGGTGHAEVVRVVYDSSRVSYERLLQIFWENHDPTQGNRQGNDVGSQYRSLIMVFNDSQKAAAELSKADYGNRLAVQGYPDITTQIIPAGPFWRAEDDHQQYLDRYPNGYCGLRGTGVKAPLTDTAEGY; encoded by the coding sequence ATGAATGCCCCCATTCACAGGATCTTCGGCCGCCCGCTGGATGCCGAAATGCCGAAAGGCTATGATCAGGCGATCTTCGGCATGGGCTGTTACTGGGGCGTCGAGCGGCTGTTCTGGCAGCAGGAGGGCGTCTGGCTGACCGAAGTCGGCTTTGCCGGCGGCACCGCCGAGAACCCGAGCTACAAGCAGGTCTGCGCCGGCGGCACCGGCCATGCCGAGGTGGTGCGCGTGGTCTATGACAGCTCGCGCGTCAGCTATGAGCGGCTGTTGCAGATCTTCTGGGAAAACCACGACCCGACCCAGGGCAACCGCCAGGGTAATGACGTGGGCTCGCAATACCGCTCGCTCATCATGGTGTTCAACGACAGCCAGAAGGCGGCGGCGGAACTTTCCAAGGCCGATTACGGCAACCGGCTGGCGGTGCAGGGCTATCCCGACATCACCACGCAGATCATCCCCGCCGGGCCGTTCTGGCGGGCCGAGGACGATCACCAGCAATATCTGGACCGCTATCCGAATGGCTATTGCGGCTTGCGCGGCACGGGTGTCAAAGCCCCCCTGACCGATACAGCCGAGGGATATTGA
- a CDS encoding 50S ribosomal protein L11 methyltransferase, whose product MPTWTALTHTTGREAAEALAEAGEDLTPEPVGSGVFEIEDGSDRWEVGLYFTEAPDEVGLALLAVAWDAEPFAVSELPEVDWVAHVRRELSPVEAGRFFVHGGHDADKVPEGAEALLIEAAMAFGTGHHATTKGCLLALDRLIAEGVAPQRIVDIGCGTAVLAMAAARSFPVIVLAGDIDPQAVDVARANVIANGLDGRVECVEAVGFDHPLIENAAPFDLVFANILKQPLIDLVPDMARHLAPGGRAILSGILVTQAQEVIAAYAAGGLALERRDDLGEWSTLVVRRG is encoded by the coding sequence ATGCCGACCTGGACTGCGCTGACCCATACAACCGGACGCGAGGCGGCCGAGGCGCTTGCCGAGGCGGGCGAGGATCTGACCCCCGAGCCCGTCGGCAGCGGCGTCTTCGAGATCGAGGACGGCTCGGACCGCTGGGAGGTGGGGCTTTACTTCACCGAGGCCCCGGACGAGGTGGGCCTGGCGCTGCTGGCCGTGGCCTGGGACGCCGAGCCCTTCGCGGTCTCGGAACTGCCCGAGGTGGATTGGGTGGCCCATGTCCGGCGCGAGCTTTCGCCGGTCGAGGCCGGGCGCTTCTTCGTGCATGGCGGCCATGACGCCGACAAGGTGCCCGAGGGCGCCGAGGCGCTGCTGATCGAGGCGGCCATGGCCTTTGGCACCGGCCATCACGCCACCACCAAGGGCTGCCTGCTGGCGCTGGACCGGCTGATCGCCGAAGGCGTGGCGCCGCAGCGCATCGTCGATATCGGCTGCGGCACCGCGGTCCTGGCCATGGCGGCGGCGCGGTCCTTCCCGGTGATCGTGCTGGCCGGGGACATCGATCCGCAGGCGGTGGACGTGGCGCGCGCCAATGTCATCGCCAACGGGCTGGACGGGCGCGTCGAATGCGTCGAGGCGGTGGGCTTCGACCATCCGCTGATCGAGAACGCGGCGCCCTTCGACCTGGTCTTTGCCAATATCCTGAAACAGCCGCTGATCGACCTGGTGCCGGACATGGCGCGCCATCTGGCGCCGGGGGGCAGGGCGATCCTGTCGGGCATCCTCGTCACCCAGGCCCAGGAGGTGATCGCGGCCTATGCGGCAGGCGGGCTGGCGCTGGAACGGCGCGACGACCTGGGCGAATGGTCCACCCTGGTCGTCAGGCGCGGCTGA
- a CDS encoding DUF1127 domain-containing protein, whose amino-acid sequence MSAIDTNRIHGGTGSLGIGSKIWAALSAWNDARMTRNALSRLTDRELDDIGLCRGDIERIARAR is encoded by the coding sequence ATGTCGGCGATTGACACGAACCGCATCCATGGCGGGACGGGCTCTCTCGGTATTGGCTCGAAAATCTGGGCGGCCCTGTCGGCCTGGAACGATGCGCGCATGACCCGCAATGCGCTGAGCCGTCTTACGGATCGCGAGCTGGACGATATCGGTCTGTGCCGCGGCGATATCGAGCGGATTGCGCGCGCCCGCTAA
- a CDS encoding 16S rRNA (uracil(1498)-N(3))-methyltransferase — protein MAKIRLFIDHPLAEGQGVELNPDQAHYLSSVMRQGAGDEILVFNGRDGEWLARIERIAKRNGALAALRRTAPQLNPPDLWLVFAPIKKARTDFIVEKAAEMGAARILPVQTDHTNSERIRQDRLQAHAVEAAEQCGGTFVPEVGDLVPLSRLLDGWDAGRRILWADEALAGPAQVLSGLPRGPWAILIGPEGGWSESERKRLAAMDCVTPVALGPRILRADTAAVASLALWQAALGDWR, from the coding sequence ATGGCGAAAATCAGACTGTTCATAGATCACCCGCTGGCCGAGGGACAAGGCGTCGAGCTGAATCCCGACCAGGCGCATTACCTGTCCTCGGTCATGCGGCAGGGTGCCGGGGACGAGATCCTGGTCTTCAACGGCCGCGACGGCGAATGGCTGGCGCGGATCGAGCGCATCGCCAAGCGGAACGGCGCGCTGGCGGCGCTGCGCCGGACCGCGCCGCAACTCAACCCGCCCGACCTGTGGCTGGTCTTTGCCCCGATCAAGAAGGCGCGCACCGATTTCATCGTGGAAAAGGCTGCCGAAATGGGCGCCGCCCGCATCCTGCCGGTGCAGACCGACCACACCAATTCCGAACGCATCCGCCAGGACCGCCTGCAGGCCCATGCCGTCGAGGCCGCCGAGCAATGCGGCGGCACCTTCGTCCCCGAGGTCGGCGACCTGGTGCCGCTGTCGCGGCTGCTGGACGGCTGGGACGCCGGGCGGCGCATCCTCTGGGCCGACGAGGCGCTGGCCGGGCCGGCGCAGGTGCTGTCCGGCCTGCCGCGCGGCCCCTGGGCGATTCTGATCGGTCCCGAGGGCGGCTGGTCCGAATCGGAACGCAAGCGGCTTGCGGCAATGGATTGCGTCACGCCCGTCGCCCTGGGCCCGCGAATCCTGCGCGCCGACACCGCTGCCGTGGCGTCACTGGCGCTTTGGCAGGCGGCCCTGGGCGACTGGCGCTGA
- the ubiA gene encoding 4-hydroxybenzoate octaprenyltransferase: MQTDHRTPEGPTPEGPSTVADAPPDNWVDRHAPPDWRPWLRLSRADRPIGTWLLLLPCWWGIGLAMIADGPEWRDLWIAVACGVGAVLMRGAGCTWNDITDRDIDDKVARTRSRPIPSGQVTVRGALVWLVAQSLAGFAILLTLGGAAIALGVASLALVAIYPFAKRFTWWPQVFLGLAFNWGVLLAWAAHMGNLAPAPVLAYLSGIAWTIFYDTIYAHQDAEDDALIGVKSTARLFGRDTPRWLAGFAAASVLLLGLAVMAAAPAGLGLTLGLLGVAGFAAHLAWQLWRFDMTDSAGCLRLFRSNRDAGLVVALFLALAGLV, translated from the coding sequence ATGCAGACCGACCACCGGACGCCAGAGGGGCCGACGCCAGAGGGCCCAAGCACCGTCGCCGACGCGCCGCCCGACAACTGGGTGGACCGCCACGCACCGCCGGACTGGAGGCCGTGGCTGCGCCTGTCGCGCGCCGACCGGCCGATCGGCACCTGGCTTCTGCTGCTGCCCTGCTGGTGGGGCATCGGGCTGGCGATGATCGCCGACGGGCCGGAATGGCGCGACCTGTGGATCGCGGTGGCCTGCGGCGTGGGCGCGGTGCTGATGCGCGGCGCCGGCTGCACCTGGAACGACATCACCGACCGCGACATCGACGACAAGGTGGCGCGCACGCGCTCGCGCCCCATCCCCTCGGGGCAGGTGACGGTCCGGGGCGCGCTGGTCTGGCTGGTGGCGCAGTCGCTGGCCGGCTTCGCCATCCTGCTGACGCTGGGCGGCGCGGCCATCGCGCTGGGCGTGGCCTCGCTGGCGCTGGTGGCGATCTATCCCTTTGCCAAGCGCTTCACCTGGTGGCCGCAGGTCTTTCTGGGCCTGGCCTTCAACTGGGGCGTGCTGCTGGCCTGGGCGGCGCATATGGGCAACCTGGCCCCGGCGCCGGTGCTGGCCTACCTGTCTGGCATCGCCTGGACGATCTTCTACGACACCATCTATGCCCATCAGGATGCCGAGGACGACGCGCTGATCGGCGTCAAGTCCACCGCCCGGCTGTTCGGCCGCGACACGCCGCGCTGGCTGGCGGGCTTCGCCGCCGCCTCGGTGCTGCTTCTGGGCCTGGCGGTGATGGCGGCGGCGCCCGCGGGGCTGGGCCTGACCCTGGGCCTGCTGGGCGTCGCCGGTTTCGCCGCGCATCTGGCCTGGCAGCTGTGGCGCTTCGACATGACCGACAGCGCCGGCTGCCTGCGGCTGTTTCGCAGCAATCGCGACGCCGGGCTGGTGGTTGCGCTGTTTCTTGCCTTGGCGGGGCTGGTCTGA
- a CDS encoding OmpA family protein produces the protein MANPQRQARRGPVLVASLIALAAAAGLSFLGARAAADFIQTRSAQDLRAALADYDWVEFTTDGLQVRLEGIAPDEVQRFRARASAETVVDAGRVIDRMQVAAAAELATPAFEIELLRNDQGVSIIGLVPATLDRASLVDRLKRQTGVAQVSDLMESADYPVPEDWEDAFAFGLRAAQLAKRAKVSIAAGEVSVRAIADSPREKRDLEMALNRARPATVTLTADITAPRPVIAPFTLRFVKDAAGARFDACAADTETARDRILEAGRAAGVPGQPPCTLGLGVPSPRWADAAVPSIRAVEALGAGSVTISDTDVALIAPADIAAATFDEAVGRLEAALPPAFTLSARHEKPGEVQAGPAEFSAMVDAGGVSLRGRITDERMRDAVEGLARARFGQVDSALRSDASVPEGWTLRAIAALEALDGLARGEARVTPELVRISGVSGNQTASDLAAARLAQRLGAGARYELAIRYDRRMDPLLGLPSGIECVDRLNAAMQQSEIGFEPNKSVIAGDPGPTLALLAETMKLCADFRIEIGGHTDSQGSEGFNAELSRARSQAVLAAMTEAGMDTRNMTARGYGESRPIADNDTDAGREANRRIEFLLLADDPVVTEAPAPAELVKGVTDSPETVAARAEQAARHAATAALGPALGVPTDPEAALFAATEPVRLLLSGVDPSRVATQPAQEAALPELPALRAATLPAASLLPPPAEPVEPAEAATRPVREALVGAATEAATMPARDALHVNRPLPRPEPASAP, from the coding sequence ATGGCCAATCCCCAGCGGCAAGCGCGTCGTGGTCCTGTTCTTGTCGCCAGCCTGATCGCCCTTGCGGCGGCCGCCGGCCTGTCGTTCCTGGGCGCCCGCGCGGCCGCGGATTTCATCCAGACCCGCTCGGCCCAGGATCTGCGTGCCGCCCTGGCCGATTACGACTGGGTCGAGTTCACCACCGACGGCCTGCAGGTGCGGCTGGAAGGCATCGCGCCCGACGAGGTGCAGCGTTTCCGCGCCCGTGCCAGCGCCGAAACCGTGGTCGATGCGGGCCGCGTGATCGACCGGATGCAGGTCGCCGCCGCCGCCGAACTGGCCACCCCCGCCTTCGAGATCGAGCTTTTGCGCAACGACCAGGGCGTTTCGATCATCGGCCTGGTGCCCGCCACGCTGGACCGCGCTTCGCTGGTCGACCGGCTGAAGCGCCAGACCGGCGTGGCCCAGGTCTCGGACCTGATGGAAAGCGCCGATTACCCGGTTCCCGAGGATTGGGAGGATGCCTTTGCCTTCGGCCTCAGGGCCGCGCAGCTGGCCAAGCGCGCCAAGGTCTCGATCGCGGCCGGCGAGGTCTCGGTCCGCGCCATCGCCGACAGCCCGCGCGAAAAGCGCGACCTGGAGATGGCGCTGAACCGCGCCAGGCCGGCCACCGTGACGCTGACCGCCGACATCACCGCGCCGCGGCCGGTGATCGCGCCCTTTACCCTGCGCTTCGTCAAGGATGCGGCGGGCGCCCGCTTCGACGCCTGCGCCGCCGATACCGAAACCGCGCGCGACCGCATCCTGGAGGCCGGGCGCGCAGCCGGCGTGCCGGGCCAGCCGCCATGCACCCTGGGCCTGGGCGTGCCCTCGCCCCGCTGGGCCGATGCCGCCGTCCCTTCCATCCGCGCCGTCGAGGCGCTGGGGGCGGGTTCCGTCACCATCTCGGATACCGATGTGGCCCTGATTGCCCCCGCCGATATCGCGGCAGCGACCTTCGACGAGGCGGTCGGCCGGCTGGAGGCCGCGCTGCCCCCGGCCTTCACGCTGAGCGCCCGGCACGAAAAGCCCGGCGAGGTCCAGGCGGGACCGGCCGAGTTCTCGGCCATGGTCGATGCGGGCGGCGTCAGCCTGCGCGGCCGCATCACCGACGAGCGGATGCGCGACGCGGTGGAAGGCCTGGCGCGGGCGCGCTTCGGCCAGGTGGACAGCGCGCTGCGCAGCGATGCCTCGGTCCCCGAGGGCTGGACGCTGCGCGCCATCGCCGCGCTCGAGGCGCTGGACGGGCTTGCGCGCGGCGAGGCCAGGGTGACGCCCGAGCTGGTGCGCATCAGCGGCGTCTCGGGCAACCAGACCGCATCGGACCTGGCGGCGGCGCGGCTGGCGCAGCGGCTGGGTGCGGGCGCGCGCTATGAGCTGGCGATCCGCTACGACCGGCGCATGGATCCGCTTCTGGGCCTGCCCTCGGGCATCGAATGCGTGGACCGGCTGAACGCGGCGATGCAGCAATCCGAGATCGGCTTCGAGCCGAACAAATCCGTCATCGCCGGCGATCCGGGTCCGACGCTGGCGCTGCTGGCCGAGACGATGAAGCTTTGCGCGGATTTCCGCATCGAGATTGGCGGCCATACCGATTCGCAGGGGTCCGAAGGCTTCAACGCCGAACTCTCGCGCGCCCGTTCCCAGGCGGTGCTGGCGGCGATGACCGAGGCGGGGATGGATACCCGCAACATGACGGCCAGGGGCTATGGCGAAAGCCGGCCCATCGCCGACAACGACACCGATGCCGGGCGCGAGGCGAACCGCCGCATCGAGTTCCTGCTGCTGGCCGACGATCCCGTCGTCACCGAGGCCCCGGCCCCGGCCGAACTGGTCAAGGGTGTCACCGACAGTCCCGAAACCGTGGCGGCGCGGGCCGAACAGGCCGCGCGCCATGCCGCGACCGCCGCCCTCGGCCCGGCGCTGGGCGTGCCCACCGACCCCGAGGCGGCGCTGTTCGCCGCGACCGAGCCGGTGCGGCTGCTGCTGTCGGGGGTCGATCCGTCGCGCGTCGCCACCCAGCCGGCGCAAGAGGCCGCGCTGCCGGAACTGCCGGCGCTGCGGGCCGCGACGCTGCCCGCGGCCAGCCTGCTGCCCCCGCCCGCCGAGCCGGTCGAGCCCGCCGAGGCCGCCACCCGGCCGGTGCGCGAGGCGCTGGTCGGCGCCGCCACCGAGGCGGCGACCATGCCCGCGCGCGATGCCTTGCATGTGAACCGCCCGCTGCCGCGCCCCGAACCGGCCTCGGCGCCGTGA
- a CDS encoding amino acid aminotransferase has protein sequence MLGNLKPQAPDKILALMGEFRTDPRQGKIDLGVGVYKDATGHTPIMRAVHAAEQRMLETETTKTYAGLSGEPEFHKAMGELILGEGLKPETTATLATVGGTGAIRQALELARMANPDLRVFVSDPTWPNHVSIMNFMGLPVQTYRYFDAETRGVDFEGMKADIAQAKKGDVVLLHGCCHNPTGANLTLEQWAEVAAILEKTGALPLIDLAYQGFGDGLEEDAAGTRLIASRIPEVLIAASCSKNFGIYRERTGCLLALCPDAATRELAQGAMAFLNRQTYSFPPFHGAKIVSTVLTTPELRADWMAELEAVRGGMLKLREQLAGELRDLSGSDRFGFVAQHRGMFSRLGATPEQVKRIKEEFGIYMVGDSRINIAGLNQDTIPILARAIIEAGV, from the coding sequence ATGCTGGGCAATCTGAAACCGCAGGCCCCCGACAAGATCCTGGCCCTGATGGGCGAATTCAGGACCGATCCCCGCCAGGGCAAGATCGACCTGGGCGTGGGGGTCTACAAGGACGCGACCGGCCACACCCCGATCATGCGCGCCGTCCATGCCGCCGAACAGCGCATGCTGGAGACCGAGACCACCAAGACCTATGCCGGCCTGTCGGGCGAGCCCGAATTCCACAAGGCCATGGGCGAGCTGATCCTGGGCGAGGGGCTCAAGCCCGAGACCACCGCGACGCTGGCCACCGTCGGCGGCACCGGCGCCATCCGGCAGGCGCTGGAACTGGCGCGCATGGCGAACCCCGACCTGCGGGTCTTCGTCAGCGACCCGACCTGGCCCAACCATGTCTCGATCATGAATTTCATGGGCCTGCCGGTCCAGACCTATCGCTATTTCGACGCCGAGACCCGCGGCGTCGATTTCGAGGGCATGAAGGCCGACATCGCCCAGGCGAAAAAGGGCGACGTGGTGCTGCTGCACGGCTGCTGCCACAACCCGACCGGCGCCAACCTGACGCTGGAGCAATGGGCCGAGGTCGCCGCGATCCTGGAAAAGACCGGGGCGCTGCCGCTGATCGACCTGGCCTATCAGGGCTTCGGCGACGGGCTGGAAGAAGACGCGGCCGGCACCCGGCTGATCGCCTCGCGCATCCCCGAGGTGCTGATCGCGGCCTCCTGCAGCAAGAACTTCGGCATCTACCGCGAACGCACCGGCTGCCTCTTGGCGCTTTGCCCCGATGCCGCGACCCGCGAGCTGGCCCAGGGCGCCATGGCCTTCCTGAACCGCCAGACCTATTCCTTCCCGCCCTTCCACGGCGCCAAGATCGTCTCGACCGTGCTGACCACGCCGGAACTCCGCGCCGACTGGATGGCCGAACTGGAAGCGGTGCGCGGCGGCATGCTCAAGCTGCGCGAGCAGCTGGCGGGCGAGCTGCGCGACCTCAGCGGTTCGGACCGTTTCGGCTTCGTGGCCCAGCATCGCGGCATGTTCTCGCGCCTCGGCGCCACGCCCGAACAGGTCAAGCGCATCAAGGAAGAATTCGGCATCTACATGGTGGGCGATTCGCGCATCAATATCGCCGGGCTGAACCAGGACACCATCCCGATCCTGGCCCGCGCCATCATCGAGGCCGGGGTCTGA
- the sseA gene encoding 3-mercaptopyruvate sulfurtransferase yields MSTDSDDPKVLVSTGWLAAHLNDPDLRIIDASWFLEPGRDARAEYMAAHIPGARFFDIDEIADKRSELPHMAPQPEMFISRMRAMGIGDGHQVVVYDNSPVRSAARVWWTFKLMGKQDVAVLDGGFGKWLAEGRETEDMPPILRDRHITVQRQAALVRDVTQVAAASKLADHEIVDARSAERFRGEAPEPRPGLRSGHIPGSKSLPFGRLYNADGTLKPAAALRAEFETAGVDLSKPVITTCGSGVTAASLFLALERIGHRDHSLYDGSWAEWGSFPDLKIATGDA; encoded by the coding sequence ATGTCCACCGATTCCGACGATCCGAAAGTGCTGGTCTCGACCGGCTGGCTCGCGGCCCATCTGAACGATCCCGACCTGCGCATCATCGACGCCAGCTGGTTCCTGGAGCCGGGCCGCGACGCGCGGGCCGAATACATGGCCGCGCATATCCCCGGCGCCCGCTTCTTCGACATCGACGAGATCGCCGACAAGCGCAGCGAGCTGCCGCACATGGCGCCGCAGCCCGAGATGTTCATCAGCCGCATGCGCGCCATGGGCATCGGCGACGGCCACCAGGTCGTGGTCTACGACAACTCGCCGGTGCGTTCGGCGGCGCGGGTCTGGTGGACCTTCAAGCTGATGGGCAAACAGGACGTGGCGGTGCTGGACGGCGGTTTCGGCAAGTGGCTGGCCGAGGGCCGCGAGACCGAGGACATGCCGCCGATCCTGCGCGACCGCCACATCACCGTGCAGCGTCAGGCGGCGCTGGTGCGCGACGTGACCCAGGTCGCCGCCGCCAGCAAGCTTGCCGATCACGAGATCGTCGACGCCCGCTCGGCCGAACGCTTCCGCGGCGAGGCGCCCGAGCCGCGCCCCGGCCTGCGCTCGGGCCATATCCCCGGCTCGAAAAGCCTGCCCTTCGGCCGGCTCTACAACGCGGACGGCACGCTGAAGCCGGCCGCGGCACTCCGGGCCGAGTTCGAAACCGCCGGCGTGGACCTGTCGAAACCCGTGATCACCACCTGCGGCTCGGGGGTGACGGCGGCCTCGCTGTTCCTGGCGCTCGAACGGATCGGGCACCGGGACCATTCGCTTTATGACGGAAGCTGGGCCGAATGGGGCAGCTTCCCCGACCTTAAAATCGCAACCGGAGACGCGTGA